The following are encoded together in the Salvelinus alpinus chromosome 37, SLU_Salpinus.1, whole genome shotgun sequence genome:
- the atp23 gene encoding mitochondrial inner membrane protease ATP23 homolog isoform X1: MGQTEQQEDDYGYNLFPERNSGKFQKRSIAESLFTFNHKCQVMLQFAMETSKLTGPYAKLLLGAMKSSGCAVYKDRHFSCEDCDGTVSGGFDATSSQIVLCQNNIHQQSHMNRVVTHELIHAFDHCRAHVDWFNNFKHLACSEIRAANLSGDCSFHNEVSRFNFGLKKHHQECVRGRALRSILAVRKVSREEAEKVVDEVFDTCFNDHAPFGRIPHDKKDAKFAYRDFENRDRYYANL, translated from the exons ATGGGTCAAACTGAACAGCAAGAAGATGACTATGGATATAACCTATTCCCGGAGAGGAATTCGGGAAAGTTCCAAAAGAGATCGATAGCAGAAAGCTTGTTCACTTTCAATCACAAATGTCAGGTCATGCTACAATTCGCAATGGAAACAAGTAAGCTAACAG GTCCATATGCAAAGCTTCTCCTTGGAGCCATGAAAAGCTCAGGATG TGCAGTGTACAAAGATAGACATTTCTCCTGTGAAGACTGTGATGGGACTGTCAGTGGTGGTTTTGATGCAACATCATCACAA ATTGTTTTGTGTCAGAATAATATTCACCAGCAGTCCCACATGAACCGAGTGGTTACACATGAGCTCATCCATGCCTTTGACCACTGCCGGGCGCATGTGGATTGGTTTAACAACTTCAAGCACTTGGCCTGCTCAGAG ATTCGAGCAGCCAATCTCAGTGGGGATTGCTCTTTCCACAATGAAGTATCCAGGTTCAACTTTGGCCTCAAGAAGCACCATCAG GAATGTGTTCGTGGACGTGCCTTGCGCTCCATCCTTGCTGTTAGGAAGGTGAGccgagaggaggcagagaaagtgGTGGACGAGGTATTCGACACCTGCTTCAATGACCACGCCCCTTTCGGCCGCATCCCACATGACAAGAAGGACGCCAAGTTTGCCTACAGAGATTTTGAGAACCGAGATCGGTATTACGCAAACCTTTAA
- the atp23 gene encoding mitochondrial inner membrane protease ATP23 homolog isoform X2 has translation MGQTEQQEDDYGYNLFPERNSGKFQKRSIAESLFTFNHKCQVMLQFAMETSPYAKLLLGAMKSSGCAVYKDRHFSCEDCDGTVSGGFDATSSQIVLCQNNIHQQSHMNRVVTHELIHAFDHCRAHVDWFNNFKHLACSEIRAANLSGDCSFHNEVSRFNFGLKKHHQECVRGRALRSILAVRKVSREEAEKVVDEVFDTCFNDHAPFGRIPHDKKDAKFAYRDFENRDRYYANL, from the exons ATGGGTCAAACTGAACAGCAAGAAGATGACTATGGATATAACCTATTCCCGGAGAGGAATTCGGGAAAGTTCCAAAAGAGATCGATAGCAGAAAGCTTGTTCACTTTCAATCACAAATGTCAGGTCATGCTACAATTCGCAATGGAAACAA GTCCATATGCAAAGCTTCTCCTTGGAGCCATGAAAAGCTCAGGATG TGCAGTGTACAAAGATAGACATTTCTCCTGTGAAGACTGTGATGGGACTGTCAGTGGTGGTTTTGATGCAACATCATCACAA ATTGTTTTGTGTCAGAATAATATTCACCAGCAGTCCCACATGAACCGAGTGGTTACACATGAGCTCATCCATGCCTTTGACCACTGCCGGGCGCATGTGGATTGGTTTAACAACTTCAAGCACTTGGCCTGCTCAGAG ATTCGAGCAGCCAATCTCAGTGGGGATTGCTCTTTCCACAATGAAGTATCCAGGTTCAACTTTGGCCTCAAGAAGCACCATCAG GAATGTGTTCGTGGACGTGCCTTGCGCTCCATCCTTGCTGTTAGGAAGGTGAGccgagaggaggcagagaaagtgGTGGACGAGGTATTCGACACCTGCTTCAATGACCACGCCCCTTTCGGCCGCATCCCACATGACAAGAAGGACGCCAAGTTTGCCTACAGAGATTTTGAGAACCGAGATCGGTATTACGCAAACCTTTAA